One segment of Hippopotamus amphibius kiboko isolate mHipAmp2 chromosome 2, mHipAmp2.hap2, whole genome shotgun sequence DNA contains the following:
- the IFNE gene encoding interferon epsilon produces MSNKPFFEIVLVLLASSTLYSRELKLVLFQQKRVNRESLKLLNKLQTSSIQQCLPHRKNFLIPQKYMSPHLYQKGQALAILHEMLQQIFNLFRAIISLNGWQESHMEKFLIELHQQLEYLEALMRLHAEQNNDTLGSENLRLQVKMYFQRIRDYLENQDYSSCAWTIVQVEINRCLFFMFRLTGKLSKQGMET; encoded by the coding sequence ATGAGTAACAAGCCTTTCTTTGAAATTGTGTTGGTGCTGTTGGCTTCTTCCACTCTCTACTCCCGAGAGCTGAAACTGGTTCTTTTCCAACAAAAGAGAGTGAACAGAGAGAGTTTAAAACTCTTGAATAAATTGCAGACCTCGTCAATTCAGCAGTGTCTACCACACAGGAAAAACTTCCTGATTCCCCAGAAGTATATGAGTCCTCACCTGTATCAGAAAGGACAAGCACTGGCCATTCTTCATGAGATGCTTCAGCAGATCTTCAACCTCTTCAGGGCAATTATTTCTCTGAATGGTTGGCAGGAAAGCCACATGGAGAAGTTCCTCATTGAACTTCATCAACAGCTGGAATACCTAGAAGCACTCATGAGACTGCACGCAGAGCAAAACAATGACACCTTGGGCAGTGAGAACCTTAGGTTACAGGTTAAAATGTATTTCCAAAGGATCCGTGATTATCTGGAAAACCAGGACTATAGCAGCTGTGCCTGGACCATTGTCCAAGTAGAAATCAACCGGTGTCTGTTCTTTATGTTCCGACTCACAGGAAAGCTGAGCAAACAAGGAATGGAAACTTGA